The Pseudomonas extremaustralis genome contains a region encoding:
- a CDS encoding MOSC domain-containing protein, whose protein sequence is MLRLSALYRYPLKSGKAEVLQQIGLDKLGLDGDRRWMLVDEASGRFLTQRAVAKMSQLSALWNASGGLTLSSPGYAPLEVPLPGGDAELRGVTIWRDTLRVPDAGDEAAAWVSEFIGKPTRLVQMPLERARTTQAGFGKDDDQVAFADGYPLLLIGQASLDDLSQRIGRPMEMLRFRPNLVIEGGEPFAEDGWKRLRIGDVEFRAVKPCSRCILTTIDPQTGERSADREPFATLEAYRKTEEGAIFGQNLINDGAGHLEVGMPVTILE, encoded by the coding sequence CTTCGTCTCAGCGCGCTGTACCGTTATCCCTTGAAGTCCGGCAAAGCCGAAGTGCTTCAGCAGATCGGCCTGGATAAACTCGGCCTGGACGGGGATCGACGCTGGATGCTGGTGGACGAGGCCAGCGGGCGTTTTCTCACCCAGCGTGCCGTGGCGAAGATGAGCCAGTTGTCGGCGCTGTGGAACGCCAGCGGCGGGCTGACCTTGAGCTCGCCCGGCTACGCGCCGTTGGAGGTGCCGCTGCCGGGAGGCGACGCCGAGTTGCGCGGGGTGACCATCTGGCGCGACACCTTGCGCGTACCGGATGCCGGTGACGAAGCCGCCGCCTGGGTCAGTGAGTTTATCGGCAAGCCCACGCGGCTGGTGCAGATGCCCCTGGAACGCGCCCGCACTACCCAAGCCGGTTTCGGCAAGGATGATGACCAAGTAGCGTTTGCCGACGGTTATCCATTGCTGCTGATCGGCCAGGCGTCCCTGGACGACCTTTCCCAACGCATTGGCCGCCCCATGGAGATGCTGCGTTTTCGGCCCAACCTTGTCATCGAAGGTGGCGAGCCCTTTGCCGAGGACGGCTGGAAGCGCTTGCGCATCGGTGATGTGGAGTTTCGTGCGGTCAAGCCATGCTCACGCTGCATCCTCACCACCATCGACCCGCAAACTGGCGAGCGCAGTGCCGACCGCGAGCCGTTCGCAACCCTCGAGGCCTATCGCAAGACGGAAGAGGGCGCGATTTTTGGCCAGAACCTGATCAACGATGGCGCCGGCCACCTTGAGGTGGGCATGCCGGTGACGATCCTCGAATAA
- the ppnP gene encoding pyrimidine/purine nucleoside phosphorylase codes for MFKVNEYFDGTVKSIAFGTAEGPATIGVMAPGEYEFGTAQREIMHVVSGALSVKLPDANAWETFAAGSQFNVPANSKFQLKVAVDTAYLCEYRG; via the coding sequence ATGTTTAAAGTCAACGAGTACTTCGACGGCACCGTCAAGTCGATCGCTTTCGGCACCGCAGAAGGTCCGGCGACCATCGGCGTGATGGCCCCGGGCGAATACGAATTCGGCACCGCCCAGCGTGAAATCATGCACGTAGTGTCCGGCGCCCTGAGCGTCAAGCTGCCGGATGCCAACGCCTGGGAAACCTTCGCCGCCGGCAGCCAGTTCAACGTACCGGCCAACAGCAAGTTCCAGCTCAAGGTCGCCGTGGACACCGCTTACCTGTGCGAATACCGCGGCTGA